Proteins encoded by one window of Maliibacterium massiliense:
- a CDS encoding BTAD domain-containing putative transcriptional regulator: MLQNVSPLQIKMFDEFSVKNAHFQYPSGTKKNRQLTTLVAYLLANRNVEVSREKLYEVLWPQEGNSGGALRNLVYRARQAFAPFFPGEKVDCILLKNNTYAWNPDIPCTLDIDAFDENYRKATAATDDDAKYAYLKEAARLYAGDFLADMQESEWVAFASMYYQRKYMECILCICDYLKAHARYEEILDLVDGIGKVDRMYEKIHEYYLEALLATGQSQRAMDYYYYVVDLFYCKLGVDVTGALHDVYTRIVEVIPDYKVSIRNLEDRLREDTQPSGSFYCNYEVFKNIYRFNARSIRRARNARFLILLSLEDRRAGSHQGEEMAQQMEMLKQIIFEQLRRNDVFTRFSATQFSVILSAQNQDNCMIAINRIVERYNHKNKCADIRILWDVKQIEG; the protein is encoded by the coding sequence ATGCTGCAGAATGTATCTCCGCTACAAATCAAAATGTTTGACGAGTTTTCCGTAAAAAACGCGCACTTTCAATACCCATCGGGTACCAAGAAAAACCGGCAGCTTACCACGCTGGTGGCCTATCTGCTTGCCAACCGCAATGTGGAGGTTTCCCGGGAAAAGCTCTATGAGGTCCTGTGGCCGCAGGAGGGCAACTCCGGCGGGGCGCTGCGCAATCTGGTATACCGCGCGCGGCAGGCCTTTGCGCCCTTTTTCCCCGGGGAGAAGGTGGACTGCATTCTGCTGAAGAACAACACCTACGCCTGGAACCCCGATATCCCTTGCACGCTGGACATCGACGCGTTTGACGAGAATTACCGCAAGGCCACGGCGGCCACGGACGACGATGCGAAGTACGCCTATCTTAAGGAGGCGGCGCGCCTCTACGCGGGCGATTTTCTGGCCGATATGCAGGAGAGCGAGTGGGTAGCCTTCGCCAGCATGTACTACCAGCGCAAGTACATGGAGTGCATCCTGTGCATCTGCGATTACCTCAAGGCGCATGCGCGCTACGAGGAGATACTCGATTTGGTGGACGGCATCGGCAAGGTGGACCGGATGTACGAAAAAATCCACGAGTATTACCTGGAGGCGCTGCTGGCCACGGGTCAGTCCCAGCGCGCAATGGACTATTACTACTACGTGGTGGACCTGTTTTACTGCAAGCTGGGCGTGGACGTCACCGGCGCGCTGCACGACGTTTACACGCGGATCGTTGAGGTTATTCCCGATTACAAGGTCAGCATACGCAACCTGGAGGATCGCCTGCGCGAGGATACCCAGCCCAGCGGCTCGTTCTATTGCAACTATGAGGTGTTTAAAAACATCTACCGCTTCAACGCGCGCTCCATCCGCCGCGCGCGCAACGCGCGCTTTCTGATTCTGCTGTCGCTGGAGGACCGCCGCGCCGGCAGCCACCAGGGCGAGGAGATGGCGCAGCAGATGGAGATGCTCAAGCAGATCATCTTTGAGCAGCTGCGCCGCAATGATGTCTTTACCCGCTTTAGCGCCACGCAGTTCTCCGTCATCCTGTCGGCGCAGAACCAGGATAATTGCATGATTGCCATCAACCGCATCGTGGAGCGGTACAACCACAAGAATAAGTGCGCGGACATACGCATTTTGTGGGACGTCAAGCAGATCGAGGGATAA